The Saprospiraceae bacterium genome contains the following window.
AAACAGCTCATTTACAGTAGTAAACTCAAATTAAAATAATTTCAAGGCCCGACTTAGGATTTTTTGAGATCTCTTCATTTTCTACACACAAGTTCATAGGTACTTTCCATACAAAGATTTTTTACAATTCTCATATAATCAGTTAATAATGAATGCTTTAAATATAATTATAGAAATCGATTACATTTGCCCCTGAATACCTCTTTGAATCAGAAATCAAGATGGTATCATTCGCCAAACGCCAAAGCTTATATTTACCGATTGATGAAGCCGGAATATTCCCTGGAGGAAATAAAAAGACCCGTTGTACAGGAGCTTAAAGCTTTTGATGCCCATTTTAGGCAGGCAATGCAAAGCAGGGTGGCCTTATTGGATCAAATCAGTTATTATCTGGTCAAAACAAAAGGAAAGCAATTAAGGCCCTTAATGAGTTTACTTTCTGCAAAACTTTTTGGAGAGATTAATCAAAAAACATTTGCCGCTGCAACCCTGGTTGAATTACTCCATACGGCTACCTTGGTGCATGATGATGTAGTAGATGAATCTGATCAGCGCAGAGGATTTTTTTCAATTAAAGCCTTGTGGAAAAATAAAATCGCTGTGTTGGTTGGTGATTATTTATTGTCAAGAGGTTTATTGACTGCCTTGCAAGGATCTCATTTTGATTTATTGGAAATTCTATCTTCTTCAGTAAGTGAAATGAGTGAAGGCGAATTATTGCAATTGGAAAAAGCCCGCCGATTGGATATCAATGAAACGATTTACTTTCAAATCATTCGACAAAAAACAGCCTCCTTGATTCGTTCGGCTTGTTTATGTGGAGCTAAGAGTACTACAGATCAGCTTGATTATCTCAATAACATCCGTGACTACGGAGAAAAAATTGGAATCGCTTTTCAGATCAAAGATGATTTGATGGATTTAAGTAAGGATTTTACCGGCAAGCCAAAGATCTTGGATATTAAAGAAAAGAAAATGACTTTGCCCCTGATAGCGGCATTAACGAAAGCTCCCTTGCCATTAAAAAACAGAATGATTTCACTCATTCGAAATCACAATGAAAATCCAAAATCAATCCAGGAAGTGGTTTCTTTTATTCATGAATACCATGGCATAGAAACTGCCGAACAAAAAATGTATGCATACCGCGACGAAGCATTAGCCCACTTGCAGCATGTACCACACAACGATGCGTATGAGGCCCTTGTAAAATTGAGCTATTACATTACTTCCCGAGTAAAATAGGTTGAAGAAATTCCTTCCTATGTTTTCTATATTCCTATGTGCCTTTGTGGTCCAATAAAATGTTCAATTGAAACACATAGAACATAGGACACAATAGAGGAACACATAGAAATTCCTTCCTATGTTTTCTATATCCCTATGTGCCTATGTGGTCCAAATAAAAAGATCAATTGAAACACATAGTACATAGGGCACAATAGAACAACACATAGAAATTCCTTCCTATGTTTTCTATATCCCTATGTGCTTATGTGGTCCAAATAAAATAGTCAATTGAAACACATAGTACATAGGACACAATAGAGGAACACATAGAATTTCCTAACTATGTTTCCTAAATCCCTATGTGCCTATGTGGTCCAAATAAAAAGATCAATTGAAACACATAGTACATAGGACACAATAGAATAACACATAGAAATTCCTTCCTATGTTTTCTATATTCCTATGTGCCTTTGTGGTCCAATAAAATGTTCAATTGAAACACATAGAACATAGGACACAATAGAGGAACACATAGGAATTCCTTCCTATGTTTTCTATATCCCTATGTGCCTATATGGTCCAAATAAAAAGATCAATTGAAACACATAGGACATAAGACACAATAGAGGAACACATAGGATTTATATGTCTAGGTGGTTGCTGTTAACAACAATTCCAGATTGGTGTATTTAATTCCAAAACGCTGGCTTAAATACTCGTTTGTAAGACAGCCTTTATAGGTGTAGATCCCATTTCGTAAACCTTTGTGGGAATAGATTACATGATCGATTCCGCCGGCATCTCCTGCTTGTTGTAATATCGTTGTAATGATGTTGCTAATTCCTATAGATGCCGTACGTGCAACTTTTGAAGCAATATTAGGAACTCCATAATGAATCACACCATGAACAATCCGAATGGGTTGATCGTGTGTAGTCAGCTGACTGGTTTCAAAGCATCCACCCTGATCAATACTCACATCAATAATAACTGATCCGGGTTTCATTTGTAAGATCATTTCTTCAGAAACCAACAGCGGCGTGCGACCCGTCTTACTGTGAATGGCACCAATTGCTACATCAGCAGTCATTAATTGTTGTGTCAGTGTAATTGGATTTAATGACGACGTGTACAATTGACGTCCCATCCGGTTCTGAATTCGGATTAACTTATGAATGTTGTCATCAAAAATGCGAACAGAAGCCCCTAAAGCCAATGCTGCCCGTGTTGCATATTCTGCTACAACACCTGCACCTAAAATTATCACTTTTGCAGGCGGTACACCCGATATCCCCCCTAGCAAGAGTCCCTTTCCTTGCTTCGGATGACTTAATAATTCGGCAGCAGTTTGTACTACTGAGATTCCTGCAATTTCTGACATAATCCGGACTAAGGGAAAGGTCCCATCATCTGCTTGGAGGTACTCCATGGCTATTGCTGTAACCCGTTTTTGTCGGAGTGCCTGGATGTAATCGCTGTCAATAATTGGAAAATTAAGGGGCGAAACCAATACTTGATTGGGATGAAACCATTGCAATTCTTCTAAAGTAGGAGGAGCCACTTTTAAAATGATATCACATTCAAATACCGTTTTCCGGTCATGCGTAATGATGGCTCCCGCTTCTGAATAGTCAATATCTGAATAATGTGCTTTGACCCCTGATTGGGATTCAACATAAACCAAATGTCCACGTGCGACCAGATTGCTTACAGAAACAGGTACTAATGCAACCCGGTTTTCCTGCATACCGGTTTCCAGAGGAATTCCAATTTTAATTGAAGACTTTGCTCGGTAGAGCTCCAGCATTTCCGGCTGGGTTAAAAACTCTCGCTGTGTGCTGGTGGCATAGGATGAATCCATAATTGTATCTAGCTAAAAATCAACGGATGATGTTACAAAGTTACTATAATCTTCCTTTGTTGATTTTCCAATCGTTCGATTTGGACCCGCAAGTAATTTTCAGAGGCTAAAATGGGTTCAATTAATTCCGGCCATTCAATAATACAATGGATTCCACTGTCAAAATAATCGTGGATCCCTAAATTTAATGCTTCATCCAGATTCTTTAACCGGTACAAATCCATATGATACAGCTTCTGGATTGCCCATGGATTTGGCTTACAATGATATTCGTTGATTATAGAAAATGTTGGGCTGCCTGTTTCAGATTCAAATCCCAGGTGTTTACCAATAGCACGCACCAGTGTCGTCTTTCCAACTCCCATTTCTGCCTGAAGGCCGATAATCTGATAAGGCAGGATTTGATCTAATAGCTTTTTTGAAATTTCATCCAATTGATCAAGCCCAAAGATGTAGTCTTGTTCTTTCACCCGAAAAAAAAATAAGGGTTTATTAAATCAAAGGAGATTTCATTTAATAAACCCTCATGAATTAAGGTTTAAACAGAGTCTCCTGGATGTCGGAATTGATGGTGATTTTAGTCATATCCACAGGACCATTCATAGATTCAACTGTGTATGGAAATACCAATCCGCCTTCAACTTCTTTGTAATTGCTGAATTTGGTTTCTGCATCAAATTCTTTACCGCCAAATTTCTGTTTAGAAACTGTTTTTACGATATAGTAGGATGTAGGATCGATGAGGTAGTACGTTAATTTTCCACTCTTAGAAGTAACTTTTAATTTATGGCATTCTGTTCCTTCCACATCATCTAAACCTAAATACTCAACGGTGTGGCCTTTGGATTTATAGTCTAATAAATTTCCGGAAAGATCTAATTGATCAATGCCTTCTTTAATTTGATCCATTGGTATTGGTTCCGGTTTTGTTTGACCCTGAAATGGCATAAAGGTCCAGCCGGAATCCGGTCTCATAATAATCCAGGCATTCATACCCATCACAGCAAAATCCAAACGAAATCCTTTGTTATTTACGATGGTCGTCGTCATTGGAAATTCCATTCCTTGTGAACTCACTTTACCTTCCATCACAACGGATTTGATGCTGGTCAGTTTATCCTTTCCACCCAATGCGGCGATGTGTTTGTCAATAATTTCATCAGCAGTCTGGGCAGAAACAAAAGCGTTTCCAAGAAAGAAGAAACAGATAAAAGCAAGAAATTTATTCATTTTTAATTTGAGTTTAAAACCAGGCAAATTACCCGGTTAATTCAGCTATCAAAGATAGGTCAAAGACCATTTTTTGCAGCAGAATTTCGGGTAAACTGCCTGAAATTAACGATTATTTTAGTTTTGAATCCGATGAATGCAAGGATTGCTTTTCCCTGCAAACTGAATTTAATCAAACCGATGCTGTCTTACCAGCGGTTTCGGTCATGTTTTTCACGCCAAATGCTTCTGTCGTGTCTGTGGTGCATCCGATGAAGTTGGCGTCTTTCCTTATGATCCAGACGACCATCCCGGAGCATGTATCGTTTGGTTAAGAATTAAACTGTGTGTGTTCATGATTTAGAATTTAAATAGATAATAATGTAGGTTTGACTATCAAGCTGACTGGGCGATTAATCTATTTTAGTATTTAACCAAACTTTAAGGGATGGATAAACCCTTAATTTTATATATAATAAATATTTAATATGATTTCCAAGGGTTTATCTTTGCAATTCAATACAATGTATGAAAACCCAGAACCCCGATAATTCTTCAGACCATATCATTACCCTGGATGGCATGTACCAGAATTATTTTCTGGACTATGCGTCTTACGTTATCCTGGAACGAGCGGTCCCGGCTATAGAAGATGGATTAAAACCAGTACAAAGGCGCATCCTTCACAGCATGGATGAGAAAGAAGACGGCCGTTTTCACAAGGTGGCCAACCTGATTGGGCATACGATGCAATATCATCCACATGGAGATGCTGCGATTGGGGAAGCCTTGGTAAACCTTGGACAAAAAGATTTATTGATTGAAACTCAGGGTAACTGGGGAGATTTCAGAACCGGTGATTCAGCAGCTGCACCCCGATACATCGAAGCGCGGCTTACCAAATTTGCAAAAGAAGTTGCATTCAATCCTGACACCACCAAATGGCAGTTGTCTTATGACGGTCGAAACCGAGAACCGGAAACCCTGCCTATGAAATTTCCCATGCTGTTGGCGCAGGGCGTTGAAGGAATCGCAGTCGGACTTGCAACTAAAATATTGCCTCATAATTTTATTGAATTGATTAAGGCATCCATTCAAGTACTGAAAGGAAAAAAAATAGACCTGTATCCGGATTTTGAAACCGGCGGCTCGATCAATGTAGCAGAATATAATGAAGGTTTACGCGGTGGTAAAGTAAAAGTTCGCGCCAAGATTGAAATCGAAGACAAAAAAATGTTGGTCATCCGTGAAATACCGTATGGCATTACAACCGGCTCCTTGATTGAAAGCATTGTTAAAGCATCAGAGAAAGGAAAAATTAAAATCAAACAAATCTCAGACAACACTGCTAAAGATGTTGAAATACGCATTGAATTGCAAGCAGGTGTTTCACCTGAAGTAAGTTTGGATGCTTTGTATGCTTTTACGAATTGTGAAGTCAGCATCTCTCCGAATTGTTGTGTAATCGTTGATAACAAACCGCTGTTTTTATCGGTCAATGAAATTCTTAAAATTTCAACCTTTCATACCAAAGATCTTTTACAAAAAGAACTTGAAATCAAACGCAGTGAGCTACAGGAAAAATGGCAGTTGACTTCCCTTGAAAAAATCTTTATTGAAAACAGAATCTATCGGGATATAGAAGAGTGTACGAGTTTCGAACAGGTATTGGAAGTTATCGAAGCTGGTTTGCGAAACTATGTAATTACTCCTTCTTCTAAAGTAAAATCCACATCCGGAAAAGTTAAATTGATTCGGGAAATCACAAAAGAAGATCTGCTTCACCTGACCGATATCCGCATCAAACGAATTTCCAAATACAATAAGTTTCAAACGGATGAACAACTCAAATCATTAAATGCAGAATTATCACAAGTAGCACATGATTTAGAACATCTAACTGAATATGCAATTGCATATTTTGAAAACATTCTAAGCAAGTATGGGAAAGGCAAAGAGCGTAAAACGCGCATACTTGAATTTGAATCCATTCAAGCAGTACAGGTCGTCGCGAATAACAGCAAACTCTATGTCAACCGGGAAGATGGTTTCATCGGCTATGGATTAAAGAAAGATGAATTTGTAAAAGAATGCAGTGATATCGATGACATCATTGTATTTCGGGCTGATGGAAAAATGATCGTCAGCAGAATATCAGAAAAAACCTTTGTCGGAAAGGATATTATCTATGTTGATGTTTGGAAAAAAGGAGATGAGCGGACTACTTACAACATCATTTATTTAGATGGTGAAAGTGGCCGTGCCATGGCTAAACGATTTAACGTGACCGGCATTACCCGTGATAAAGAATATG
Protein-coding sequences here:
- the tsaE gene encoding tRNA (adenosine(37)-N6)-threonylcarbamoyltransferase complex ATPase subunit type 1 TsaE, which produces MKEQDYIFGLDQLDEISKKLLDQILPYQIIGLQAEMGVGKTTLVRAIGKHLGFESETGSPTFSIINEYHCKPNPWAIQKLYHMDLYRLKNLDEALNLGIHDYFDSGIHCIIEWPELIEPILASENYLRVQIERLENQQRKIIVTL
- a CDS encoding alanine dehydrogenase encodes the protein MLELYRAKSSIKIGIPLETGMQENRVALVPVSVSNLVARGHLVYVESQSGVKAHYSDIDYSEAGAIITHDRKTVFECDIILKVAPPTLEELQWFHPNQVLVSPLNFPIIDSDYIQALRQKRVTAIAMEYLQADDGTFPLVRIMSEIAGISVVQTAAELLSHPKQGKGLLLGGISGVPPAKVIILGAGVVAEYATRAALALGASVRIFDDNIHKLIRIQNRMGRQLYTSSLNPITLTQQLMTADVAIGAIHSKTGRTPLLVSEEMILQMKPGSVIIDVSIDQGGCFETSQLTTHDQPIRIVHGVIHYGVPNIASKVARTASIGISNIITTILQQAGDAGGIDHVIYSHKGLRNGIYTYKGCLTNEYLSQRFGIKYTNLELLLTATT
- a CDS encoding DNA gyrase/topoisomerase IV subunit A, translating into MKTQNPDNSSDHIITLDGMYQNYFLDYASYVILERAVPAIEDGLKPVQRRILHSMDEKEDGRFHKVANLIGHTMQYHPHGDAAIGEALVNLGQKDLLIETQGNWGDFRTGDSAAAPRYIEARLTKFAKEVAFNPDTTKWQLSYDGRNREPETLPMKFPMLLAQGVEGIAVGLATKILPHNFIELIKASIQVLKGKKIDLYPDFETGGSINVAEYNEGLRGGKVKVRAKIEIEDKKMLVIREIPYGITTGSLIESIVKASEKGKIKIKQISDNTAKDVEIRIELQAGVSPEVSLDALYAFTNCEVSISPNCCVIVDNKPLFLSVNEILKISTFHTKDLLQKELEIKRSELQEKWQLTSLEKIFIENRIYRDIEECTSFEQVLEVIEAGLRNYVITPSSKVKSTSGKVKLIREITKEDLLHLTDIRIKRISKYNKFQTDEQLKSLNAELSQVAHDLEHLTEYAIAYFENILSKYGKGKERKTRILEFESIQAVQVVANNSKLYVNREDGFIGYGLKKDEFVKECSDIDDIIVFRADGKMIVSRISEKTFVGKDIIYVDVWKKGDERTTYNIIYLDGESGRAMAKRFNVTGITRDKEYDLTKGHPKSKSLYFTGNPEGEAELVTVFLTPGCKAKIKSFDFDFSELEIKGRSSQGNIVTKYPVRKITLKEKGKSTLGAQKIWYDINTGRLITEERGLYLGGLNRGDKILTIYKNGTYELTEYDLNNRYAYQDLIYIIKYNPAQIITAIYFEGEKGWSMAKRFQIETTTLNTKFSFITDHKDSKLYYVTTHPEPEVLFSYKQRKERMDEILTVHQFVDVKGWKAIGNKIEDVPLISVVDQSKELSKKASKSGGFKAGDTIEFDI
- a CDS encoding polyprenyl synthetase family protein, encoding MKPEYSLEEIKRPVVQELKAFDAHFRQAMQSRVALLDQISYYLVKTKGKQLRPLMSLLSAKLFGEINQKTFAAATLVELLHTATLVHDDVVDESDQRRGFFSIKALWKNKIAVLVGDYLLSRGLLTALQGSHFDLLEILSSSVSEMSEGELLQLEKARRLDINETIYFQIIRQKTASLIRSACLCGAKSTTDQLDYLNNIRDYGEKIGIAFQIKDDLMDLSKDFTGKPKILDIKEKKMTLPLIAALTKAPLPLKNRMISLIRNHNENPKSIQEVVSFIHEYHGIETAEQKMYAYRDEALAHLQHVPHNDAYEALVKLSYYITSRVK